The proteins below come from a single Corynebacterium glyciniphilum AJ 3170 genomic window:
- a CDS encoding sensor histidine kinase, with the protein MNPHTSLPRILGTLRIALHVVFAALSAFALVRVILDGAGRGGAAVVVILLLTGVYLAGTVAEKRVADGRNVPGMLGPARLRSLAPWWLLVLLVLWAGATALSHHAVWLLFPLTFLILAVLDMYGRLRGLTFGAVHVGVLLLAWAVGAFVPPLTGQGGGVAAVVGPGIGVVFAAGAYWTYRALTGEAERQRATADELRRTRDRLLVAEKNAGRLEERERISRDIHDTLAQGFNAVVLLSRAASTAVRQQRVDDALTQLSLIERTAGDNLNEARELIRDLSAGLPDGPVEPVEDALRRIVDDVTATQRALGDGLVVEMELSQQVMGAALPARVQDAVVHVVKESLTNVVKHAGAREVLISVRMENDDEDSTLMLDVHDDGRGIDLDEVERPTGDGYGLTGMRLRVDEAGGDFDVLTGAGTCITASFTLETPGGRP; encoded by the coding sequence GTGAATCCGCATACCTCCCTGCCCCGGATCCTCGGCACGTTGCGTATCGCGCTGCACGTGGTGTTTGCCGCGTTGTCGGCGTTCGCTCTGGTGCGCGTGATCCTCGACGGGGCGGGACGGGGTGGTGCGGCGGTGGTGGTCATTCTTTTGCTCACCGGGGTGTATCTCGCCGGGACGGTCGCGGAGAAGCGCGTCGCCGACGGTCGGAACGTACCGGGAATGCTGGGCCCGGCACGCCTCCGGTCGCTTGCTCCCTGGTGGCTGCTGGTGTTGCTGGTGCTGTGGGCGGGCGCCACCGCGTTGAGTCATCACGCGGTCTGGCTGTTGTTTCCGCTGACGTTCCTCATCCTCGCGGTTCTCGACATGTACGGACGCCTCCGGGGTCTGACGTTCGGCGCGGTGCATGTCGGTGTGCTGCTCCTGGCCTGGGCGGTGGGGGCGTTTGTTCCACCGTTGACGGGGCAGGGTGGGGGAGTGGCTGCTGTTGTCGGCCCCGGGATCGGCGTCGTGTTCGCAGCGGGGGCGTACTGGACCTACCGGGCACTCACCGGGGAGGCGGAACGCCAGCGTGCGACCGCCGATGAACTGCGGCGTACGCGCGACCGTCTCCTGGTTGCCGAGAAGAACGCCGGGCGTCTCGAGGAGCGGGAGCGGATCTCCCGTGACATCCACGACACCCTCGCCCAGGGATTCAATGCGGTGGTGTTGTTGTCCCGGGCCGCCTCGACGGCGGTGCGGCAGCAGCGGGTGGACGACGCGCTGACCCAGCTCTCGCTCATCGAGCGGACTGCCGGTGACAATCTCAACGAGGCCCGCGAGCTGATCCGTGACCTGTCGGCGGGGCTCCCGGACGGTCCGGTGGAGCCGGTGGAGGACGCGCTGCGTCGCATTGTCGACGACGTCACAGCCACCCAGCGGGCACTCGGCGACGGTCTGGTTGTGGAGATGGAGCTGTCACAACAGGTGATGGGCGCCGCCCTACCGGCGCGGGTGCAGGACGCGGTCGTGCACGTGGTCAAGGAGTCGTTGACCAATGTCGTCAAACATGCGGGCGCCCGGGAGGTCCTCATTTCCGTCCGCATGGAGAACGACGACGAGGACAGCACCCTGATGCTCGACGTGCATGACGACGGTCGGGGCATTGACCTCGACGAGGTCGAACGGCCGACCGGTGACGGATACGGGCTGACCGGGATGCGGCTGCGAGTCGATGAGGCCGGCGGTGACTTCGACGTCCTCACCGGCGCCGGCACCTGCATCACCGCAAGCTTCACTCTGGAGACCCCGGGAGGCAGGCCATGA
- a CDS encoding response regulator — translation MTVEDNVVRVMLIDDHPVVRAGLRAILDGFEDVCVVDEGEDGVDAGRAVEAGADVLVMDIQMPGVDGISATRNNTAVGGPPVLVLTTYDTGSHVMDAVAAGATGYLLKDAPEDILHRAVLDTAAGRRTLSPDIAARLAEQVGRSGGAGEAGRETLSRREVEILAALATGASNRELARRFVISLATVKTHLIHIYQKLGVENRTAAVAEARSRRLIDG, via the coding sequence ATGACTGTAGAAGACAACGTGGTCCGGGTGATGCTCATCGACGACCATCCGGTCGTCCGCGCGGGACTGCGGGCGATCCTCGACGGTTTCGAAGATGTGTGCGTGGTCGACGAAGGCGAGGATGGGGTTGACGCCGGGCGCGCCGTGGAGGCAGGGGCGGACGTCCTGGTGATGGACATCCAGATGCCGGGCGTGGACGGGATCAGCGCCACGCGGAACAACACCGCCGTCGGTGGGCCGCCGGTCCTCGTGCTGACCACTTACGACACCGGCAGTCACGTCATGGACGCCGTCGCGGCCGGGGCGACCGGCTACCTGCTGAAGGACGCCCCGGAGGACATCCTGCACCGGGCGGTGCTGGACACCGCCGCGGGCAGACGGACTCTGTCGCCGGATATTGCGGCCAGACTTGCCGAACAGGTCGGACGCTCCGGCGGAGCCGGTGAGGCCGGTAGGGAAACACTGTCGCGGCGCGAGGTGGAGATCCTGGCGGCGCTTGCCACCGGAGCCAGTAACCGCGAACTGGCACGGCGCTTCGTGATCTCACTGGCAACTGTGAAGACTCATCTGATACATATTTATCAGAAGTTGGGGGTGGAGAATCGCACGGCTGCGGTGGCGGAAGCCCGGTCACGCAGGCTGATCGACGGATGA
- a CDS encoding succinate dehydrogenase cytochrome b subunit has protein sequence MTVKYDDPAAIEHGKISIKPLREKPGFPSWAMKLTMAVTGIIFALYVLVHMVGNLKVYTGADHFNEYAGFLRSIGEPLIPHEGFLWIARVVLLASLILHVWCAFALKKRSRESRGRFRRTAKVKGWNTFTAGSMLETGIILLLFIIFHILDLTIGAEPAAATAFEHGEVYANLVASFERPIVAIFYILCMVVLFLHLSHGIWTASSDLGITGHRTRQVMLWIAYLLPAIVMIGNISIPLMVMFGVVD, from the coding sequence ATGACTGTTAAATACGACGATCCCGCTGCAATCGAGCACGGGAAAATTTCCATCAAACCGTTGAGGGAGAAGCCGGGCTTCCCCTCCTGGGCGATGAAGCTGACGATGGCCGTGACTGGCATCATCTTCGCCCTCTACGTCCTCGTTCACATGGTCGGAAACCTGAAAGTTTACACAGGTGCCGACCACTTCAACGAGTACGCAGGCTTCCTGCGGAGCATCGGCGAGCCGCTCATCCCGCACGAAGGCTTCCTGTGGATCGCCCGCGTGGTCCTGCTGGCCTCGCTGATCCTGCACGTGTGGTGCGCTTTCGCACTGAAGAAGCGGTCCCGGGAGTCCCGTGGCCGGTTCCGTCGCACGGCCAAGGTGAAGGGGTGGAACACCTTCACCGCCGGCTCCATGCTGGAGACCGGTATTATCCTGCTGTTGTTCATCATCTTCCACATCCTTGATCTGACCATCGGTGCGGAACCGGCGGCGGCCACCGCTTTCGAGCACGGCGAGGTGTACGCCAACCTGGTGGCGTCCTTCGAACGCCCGATTGTCGCGATCTTCTACATCCTGTGCATGGTCGTTCTCTTCCTGCACCTGAGCCACGGAATCTGGACCGCATCCTCTGACCTGGGGATCACCGGCCACCGGACCCGTCAGGTCATGCTGTGGATCGCCTACCTGCTGCCCGCGATCGTCATGATCGGCAACATCTCCATCCCGCTGATGGTGATGTTCGGCGTGGTGGATTAG
- a CDS encoding fumarate reductase/succinate dehydrogenase flavoprotein subunit, with protein sequence MGISKPHPHNQTPDFNYDEALQAFAAPKSKVDGVSVGNVIGDNAPHEVGQQQQWQFDKEHFKLVSPLNRAKFRILIVGTGLAGGAAAAALGELGYDVKVFTYHDSPRRAHSIAAQGGVNSSRSKKLDNDSTYNHTKDTVKGGDYRCRENDCWRLAMESGKVIDHMNAIGAPFSREYGGTLATRSFGGVQVSRTYYTRGQTGQQLQLATTSALYRQIGAGNVEIFTHSDVQDIIVEDGVCKGIVTRNIITGELSTHTGHATVLATGGYGNVYHMSTLAKNSNASAIMRAYEQGAYMASPSFVQFHPTGLPVNSDWQSKTILMSESLRNDGRIWTPTTKGDERHPNDIPEDERDYFLERRYPAFGNLVPRDIASRANAQQINAGYGVGPKKNSVYLDLTHAIKKLGEDTIRERYSNLIQMYEEAIGDDAYKEPMRIAPTCHYTMGGLWTDFHEMTSIPGLFCSGESSWMYHGANRLGANSLLSSSVEGWFTLPFTVPNYLAPLLGQDAPDVDSEAAQAALKRTEERIDKILSIRGPNPHGAEYYHRQLGEILYRCCGVARTVEGMQSGIDEIRKVRADFWENVFVPGDKDEMNQQLENAIRVADYLDLGELMCVDALDRDESCGAHYREDHLDEDGEAERNDDEWCFVSAWEPGEKPETFVRHSEPLYFDRIPLMTRNYK encoded by the coding sequence ATGGGAATCAGTAAGCCCCACCCGCACAACCAGACCCCGGACTTCAACTACGACGAGGCTCTGCAGGCTTTCGCCGCCCCGAAGTCCAAGGTGGACGGCGTGTCCGTCGGTAACGTCATCGGCGACAACGCGCCCCACGAGGTCGGTCAGCAGCAGCAGTGGCAGTTCGACAAGGAGCACTTCAAGCTCGTCTCGCCGCTGAACCGCGCCAAGTTCCGCATCTTGATCGTCGGTACCGGCCTGGCCGGTGGTGCGGCAGCTGCCGCACTCGGCGAGCTCGGATACGACGTCAAGGTCTTCACCTACCACGACAGTCCCCGTCGCGCGCACTCCATCGCTGCGCAGGGTGGCGTGAACTCGTCGCGGTCGAAGAAGCTGGACAACGACTCCACTTACAACCACACCAAGGACACCGTCAAGGGCGGCGACTACCGGTGCCGCGAGAATGACTGTTGGCGTCTGGCCATGGAGTCCGGCAAGGTCATCGACCACATGAACGCCATCGGTGCCCCGTTCTCCCGCGAGTACGGCGGAACCCTGGCCACCCGTTCCTTCGGTGGTGTGCAGGTCTCCCGCACGTACTACACCCGCGGGCAGACCGGTCAGCAGCTGCAGCTGGCCACGACGTCGGCTCTGTACCGTCAGATCGGTGCCGGCAACGTGGAGATCTTCACCCACTCCGATGTCCAGGACATCATCGTCGAGGATGGCGTGTGCAAGGGCATCGTCACCCGCAACATCATCACCGGTGAGCTGTCCACCCACACGGGCCACGCCACAGTGCTGGCCACCGGCGGGTACGGCAACGTCTACCACATGTCCACGCTGGCCAAGAACTCCAATGCCAGCGCGATCATGCGGGCGTACGAGCAGGGGGCCTACATGGCGTCCCCGTCCTTCGTGCAGTTCCACCCGACCGGCCTGCCGGTCAACTCGGACTGGCAGTCCAAGACCATTCTGATGTCCGAGTCGCTGCGTAACGACGGTCGCATCTGGACGCCCACCACCAAGGGCGACGAGCGCCACCCCAACGACATCCCCGAGGACGAGCGCGACTACTTCCTCGAGCGTCGTTACCCCGCCTTCGGCAACCTGGTTCCGCGCGACATCGCCTCACGTGCAAACGCGCAGCAGATCAATGCCGGCTACGGCGTCGGTCCGAAGAAAAACTCGGTGTACCTGGACCTCACCCACGCCATCAAGAAGCTGGGCGAGGACACGATCCGCGAGCGCTACTCGAACCTCATCCAGATGTACGAGGAGGCCATCGGTGACGACGCGTACAAGGAGCCGATGCGCATCGCCCCGACCTGCCACTACACCATGGGTGGTCTGTGGACCGACTTCCACGAGATGACGTCGATCCCCGGACTCTTCTGCTCCGGTGAGTCATCCTGGATGTACCACGGTGCGAACCGCCTGGGCGCGAACTCCCTGCTGTCGTCTTCCGTGGAAGGCTGGTTCACTCTGCCCTTCACCGTCCCGAACTACCTGGCACCGCTGCTGGGTCAGGACGCCCCGGACGTCGACTCGGAGGCGGCCCAGGCCGCGCTGAAGCGGACCGAGGAGCGCATTGACAAGATCCTCAGCATCCGCGGCCCCAACCCGCACGGCGCCGAGTACTACCACCGCCAGCTCGGTGAGATCCTCTACCGCTGCTGTGGCGTGGCCCGTACCGTCGAGGGAATGCAGTCCGGCATCGACGAGATCCGTAAGGTCCGCGCGGACTTCTGGGAGAACGTCTTCGTGCCCGGCGACAAGGACGAGATGAACCAGCAGCTCGAGAACGCCATCCGCGTTGCCGACTACCTGGATCTCGGTGAGCTCATGTGCGTCGATGCCCTCGACCGCGACGAGTCCTGTGGCGCGCACTACCGCGAGGATCACCTCGACGAGGACGGCGAAGCCGAGCGCAACGACGACGAATGGTGCTTCGTTTCCGCCTGGGAGCCGGGCGAGAAGCCGGAGACCTTCGTCCGTCACTCGGAGCCGCTGTACTTTGACCGCATCCCGCTGATGACAAGGAACTACAAGTAA
- a CDS encoding succinate dehydrogenase/fumarate reductase iron-sulfur subunit — MKLHLEIWRQADHTSEGHFESVDVPDAEQAMSILELLDHVNSAYVEDGKEPFAFASDCREGICGTCGLTVNGRPHGPDKNKPACQQRLYSFNDGDSIKLEPLRSAAYPVIKDMVVDRSALDRVMEKGGFVSMAAGTAPDADSLLVNHEDAELALDHAACIGCGACVAACPNGASHLFTGAKLVHMTLSPLGRQERGRRAKNMVDEAEGTFGPCSLYGECADVCPAGIPLTAVAAITKERARAAIRGKAD, encoded by the coding sequence ATGAAACTGCATCTTGAGATCTGGCGTCAGGCGGACCACACCTCGGAGGGCCACTTCGAGTCGGTGGACGTCCCCGATGCCGAACAAGCAATGTCCATTCTGGAGCTCCTCGACCACGTCAACTCGGCGTACGTCGAAGACGGCAAGGAGCCCTTCGCGTTCGCCTCGGACTGTCGTGAAGGTATCTGCGGCACCTGTGGCCTGACGGTCAACGGCCGTCCGCACGGTCCGGACAAGAACAAGCCGGCCTGCCAGCAGCGCCTGTACAGCTTCAACGACGGCGACAGCATCAAGCTCGAGCCGCTGCGCTCCGCGGCCTACCCGGTGATCAAGGACATGGTCGTCGACCGGTCCGCACTGGACCGCGTCATGGAGAAGGGTGGCTTCGTCTCGATGGCCGCCGGTACGGCCCCGGATGCCGACAGTCTGCTGGTCAACCATGAGGACGCCGAGCTGGCTCTCGACCACGCCGCCTGCATCGGTTGCGGTGCGTGTGTGGCTGCCTGCCCGAACGGTGCGTCCCACCTGTTCACCGGCGCCAAGCTGGTGCACATGACCCTGTCTCCGCTGGGCCGCCAGGAGCGTGGCCGTCGGGCGAAGAACATGGTGGACGAGGCTGAGGGAACCTTCGGACCCTGCTCCCTCTACGGCGAGTGCGCCGACGTGTGCCCGGCGGGTATCCCGCTGACTGCTGTCGCCGCGATCACCAAGGAGCGTGCCCGCGCCGCGATCCGCGGCAAGGCAGACTAG
- a CDS encoding tetraspanin family protein, translated as MREEPMMFPHSDTKGEHSASPEYLEGYVPSSWDAPHSSLHRGVTWMSMGLLLCAVFIMGIGIFGFAAYSVDAQEHGITIGIVGWAVGIVLLLASFLGVHMGRRGTREYRKETGRVY; from the coding sequence ATGAGAGAAGAACCGATGATGTTTCCGCATTCAGATACCAAGGGTGAGCACTCGGCGTCACCGGAGTACCTCGAGGGCTATGTCCCCTCCAGCTGGGACGCGCCGCATTCGTCGTTGCACCGTGGAGTGACGTGGATGTCCATGGGGTTGCTGCTGTGCGCGGTCTTCATCATGGGCATCGGGATCTTCGGCTTCGCCGCCTACAGTGTCGATGCCCAGGAGCACGGAATCACCATCGGAATCGTCGGCTGGGCGGTCGGCATCGTTCTCCTTCTCGCCTCCTTCCTCGGTGTTCATATGGGTCGCCGTGGCACCCGCGAGTACCGTAAGGAAACCGGTCGGGTCTACTGA
- a CDS encoding DUF445 domain-containing protein: MGRVTSPISNSPNDSRLTVPGPSPESEAERRRDLRRHKAFATSLLVAATLIYLFCRWLEATGRDGGWTGYVRAASEAGMVGALADWFAVTALFRHPLGIPIPHTAIIKRKKDQVGHALSSFVGENFLNAALITDKLRQARIPERAADWVLDQGGAERTGVEASRLIDLVVNGVDPTEAEQLLRTLVIDKVSEPTWGPPLGRGLEQLISEGRTEPVVDAVVVWLDDKARNSEELIVRLLDERTPTWAPRFVRDLVGDKVYREVVQFTGDVRSNPEHEARHAIRRFISQLAQDLQHDPAMITRVENFKGDIMNSPTVQALPGTLWESVRSTLTTMARDENSVLRTKIVTWVSAFATRVRTEEVLRTSLEKRIVGAASYLAENYAGEVTGIIGETVERWDADEASDRIELMVGKDLQFIRVNGTVVGSLAGLTIYTVSEVLFTLF, encoded by the coding sequence ATGGGCCGGGTGACGTCCCCCATCAGCAACAGCCCGAACGACAGCCGACTCACGGTCCCCGGGCCGTCCCCGGAATCCGAGGCGGAGCGGCGTCGTGACCTACGCCGCCACAAGGCGTTCGCCACCAGCCTGCTTGTGGCGGCCACCCTGATCTACCTGTTCTGCCGGTGGCTGGAGGCCACGGGCAGGGACGGCGGGTGGACAGGATATGTCCGGGCCGCCAGTGAAGCCGGCATGGTCGGAGCACTGGCGGACTGGTTCGCCGTCACCGCATTGTTCCGGCACCCGCTGGGTATCCCGATCCCGCACACCGCGATCATTAAACGGAAGAAGGACCAGGTCGGCCATGCACTCAGCTCCTTCGTGGGCGAGAATTTCCTCAACGCCGCACTGATCACCGACAAACTCCGTCAGGCCAGGATCCCGGAACGCGCCGCCGACTGGGTACTGGACCAGGGAGGAGCGGAACGCACCGGCGTCGAAGCATCGAGGCTTATTGACCTTGTGGTCAACGGGGTGGACCCGACGGAAGCCGAACAACTGCTGCGCACACTGGTGATTGACAAGGTGTCGGAGCCGACCTGGGGTCCACCGTTGGGCCGTGGTCTGGAGCAGCTCATCAGCGAGGGGCGCACCGAACCTGTCGTTGACGCTGTGGTCGTCTGGTTGGACGACAAAGCACGGAACAGTGAGGAACTCATCGTTCGGCTCCTGGATGAACGCACACCCACCTGGGCACCCCGGTTCGTTCGGGATCTGGTCGGTGACAAGGTCTACCGTGAAGTGGTGCAGTTCACCGGGGACGTGCGCAGCAATCCTGAGCACGAGGCCAGACATGCCATCCGCCGCTTCATCAGCCAGCTTGCCCAGGACCTGCAGCACGATCCAGCGATGATCACCCGGGTGGAGAACTTCAAGGGCGACATCATGAACTCTCCGACGGTGCAGGCACTGCCCGGGACGTTGTGGGAGTCGGTACGGTCCACGCTGACGACGATGGCGCGGGACGAGAACTCCGTGCTGCGGACGAAGATCGTCACCTGGGTATCGGCTTTCGCTACCCGCGTCCGCACGGAGGAAGTGCTCCGGACCTCCCTGGAGAAGCGCATCGTGGGAGCTGCGTCCTACCTGGCCGAGAACTATGCGGGCGAGGTCACCGGGATCATCGGTGAGACGGTGGAGCGTTGGGACGCCGACGAGGCCAGTGACCGGATCGAGTTGATGGTCGGTAAAGACCTTCAGTTCATCCGGGTCAACGGCACCGTCGTGGGGTCGCTGGCCGGGTTGACGATCTACACCGTGTCCGAAGTCTTGTTCACGCTGTTCTGA
- a CDS encoding DUF2516 family protein, whose protein sequence is MNDFLNRAFISVSLLQWVFLVLVIIAAVWGAIQVAMTRDDAFTVIDRSKQNWLLLLGGSALGVVVLGPLISMAWIVGAVIVGIYWQDIRPSIRDVLGNAQ, encoded by the coding sequence ATGAATGACTTCCTCAACCGGGCCTTCATCTCCGTGAGTCTGCTCCAGTGGGTCTTCCTGGTCCTCGTGATCATCGCGGCGGTGTGGGGGGCGATCCAGGTTGCGATGACCAGGGATGACGCCTTCACGGTCATCGACCGGTCGAAGCAGAACTGGCTGCTGCTGCTCGGCGGCTCCGCTCTCGGCGTCGTGGTGCTCGGACCGCTGATCTCCATGGCCTGGATCGTCGGTGCCGTGATCGTGGGTATCTACTGGCAGGACATCCGCCCCTCCATCCGTGACGTGCTCGGCAACGCCCAATGA
- a CDS encoding 2-deoxyribose-5-phosphate aldolase: MSSPTSSSRTEVMLLDPACTREDAAAVIGRAVVGGYAAVCLPPTLFPLRDAPEDLRLVSVAGYPTGKHHPLIKASEAHMAVVNGAHEVHAVLDTANVVAGDLNAMISEIVTLREAVPYPAVLRVSPGEDGTGGDLDGDRVRVFCRAAVTAGADMVWARTDNDVAAMLEAVAGSTVAVAAPVDRAGVARVRVFADDLGHGI; this comes from the coding sequence ATGAGCTCCCCGACTTCGTCGTCACGTACCGAGGTGATGCTGCTCGACCCTGCGTGCACCAGGGAGGATGCCGCAGCCGTGATCGGGCGCGCGGTGGTCGGGGGATACGCGGCCGTATGCCTCCCGCCCACGCTGTTTCCCCTGCGTGACGCACCGGAGGACCTGCGTCTGGTCTCGGTCGCCGGCTATCCGACCGGTAAGCATCACCCGTTGATCAAGGCCAGCGAGGCACACATGGCGGTCGTCAACGGAGCCCACGAGGTTCACGCCGTGTTGGACACCGCGAATGTCGTTGCAGGTGACCTCAACGCCATGATCAGCGAGATCGTGACGCTTCGCGAGGCTGTCCCGTACCCCGCGGTGCTTCGTGTGTCCCCGGGCGAGGACGGAACAGGAGGAGATCTGGACGGAGACCGGGTGCGGGTCTTCTGTCGCGCCGCGGTGACTGCCGGGGCTGACATGGTCTGGGCGCGTACGGACAACGACGTCGCGGCGATGCTGGAGGCAGTCGCAGGATCAACCGTGGCCGTGGCCGCCCCGGTGGACCGTGCCGGCGTGGCGCGTGTGCGTGTCTTCGCCGATGACCTCGGGCACGGTATCTGA
- a CDS encoding AMP-dependent synthetase/ligase, protein MTTSQTRLDPITDLKAGAPFDPPVRSTGHMLRNRVASTPHRRAYSFPVADRSGDDTWKTLTWGEVGAQASEVAAGLITLDVQPEDRVAIACTTRYEWALADYGIVYAAAATVTVYPTTLADDVVFIIDDSDSRVVFVEDADQLAKLSGLRSEIPKVHTVVLLDNQVPVDADPSWVITMNELRRRGRERLETHPGEIDARIDATDLDDLATLIYTSGTTGRPKGVLLPHRVLVFEVLTMDGTLHRTSPDEHITIDDKQFLWLPLSHVMGKLLLMTPVHIGFETAIDGRVERIVENLPIVRPTFMGSAPRIFEKAYNGIVTMMAEEPGPFGIREKLFHWASRVGTKVFEADYGTSGTTVSRWERAQARIADRLVFTRIRERFGDRIRYFISGSAALNSDVSRWFGAAGMTILEAYGMTESGGGSCLGTPGTYRTGVIGRPLDGMELRIADDGEILFRGAGVMDGYHNNPAATAEALDDDGWMHTGDIGELDHDGYVRITDRKKELFKTSNGKYVAPALMEARFKGLCPVASNLVVIGDGRPYVSALVALEEDTVMAWAEREGVAGDYTAVTADPRTRDLVQGYIDELNLSLNRWEQVKRFQILPRDLTVEDAELTPSLKLRRKPVAAHFAEQVEANYA, encoded by the coding sequence ATGACCACTAGCCAGACCCGCCTCGACCCCATCACCGATCTCAAAGCCGGCGCCCCCTTCGATCCTCCGGTCCGCTCGACGGGCCACATGCTGCGCAACCGGGTCGCCAGCACCCCGCATCGTCGGGCGTACAGCTTCCCCGTCGCTGACCGTTCTGGTGACGACACATGGAAGACGCTGACCTGGGGGGAGGTTGGAGCTCAGGCGTCCGAGGTCGCCGCCGGCTTGATCACGCTGGACGTACAGCCCGAAGACCGCGTGGCCATCGCCTGCACGACCCGCTACGAGTGGGCACTCGCCGACTACGGGATCGTCTACGCCGCAGCAGCGACGGTGACCGTGTATCCGACGACTCTGGCTGATGATGTGGTCTTCATCATCGATGATTCGGACAGTCGGGTCGTCTTCGTCGAGGACGCCGACCAACTGGCGAAACTCAGCGGACTACGGAGTGAGATCCCGAAGGTGCACACTGTCGTCCTGCTCGACAACCAGGTGCCTGTCGACGCCGACCCGTCCTGGGTGATCACCATGAATGAACTGCGTCGCCGGGGACGGGAACGACTCGAGACCCACCCCGGCGAGATTGACGCACGCATCGACGCCACTGACCTCGACGACCTGGCCACACTGATCTACACCTCCGGCACCACCGGGCGTCCCAAAGGCGTGCTGCTGCCGCACCGGGTGCTGGTGTTCGAGGTGCTGACAATGGACGGCACCCTGCACCGCACCTCCCCGGACGAACACATCACCATCGATGACAAGCAGTTCCTCTGGCTTCCCCTGTCGCATGTGATGGGAAAACTCCTGTTGATGACGCCGGTGCACATCGGGTTCGAGACAGCTATCGACGGCCGGGTGGAGCGCATTGTCGAGAACCTCCCCATCGTCCGCCCGACCTTCATGGGTTCCGCACCGCGCATCTTCGAGAAAGCCTACAACGGCATCGTCACGATGATGGCGGAGGAGCCCGGACCGTTCGGGATCCGGGAGAAGCTGTTCCACTGGGCCAGCAGGGTCGGCACGAAGGTCTTCGAAGCCGACTACGGCACCAGCGGCACCACTGTGTCGCGTTGGGAAAGAGCCCAGGCCCGCATCGCCGACCGGTTGGTGTTCACCAGGATCCGTGAGCGCTTCGGCGACCGGATCCGCTACTTCATCTCCGGCTCCGCTGCCCTCAACTCAGACGTCTCCCGGTGGTTCGGAGCGGCCGGGATGACCATCCTTGAGGCCTACGGCATGACCGAGTCCGGCGGCGGCTCTTGTCTCGGAACCCCGGGAACCTACCGCACCGGGGTCATAGGGCGCCCCTTGGACGGGATGGAACTGCGCATCGCCGACGACGGAGAGATCCTCTTCCGCGGTGCCGGGGTCATGGACGGGTACCACAACAACCCCGCGGCCACCGCCGAGGCACTCGACGACGACGGGTGGATGCACACCGGTGACATCGGCGAACTCGACCACGACGGCTACGTCCGAATCACCGATCGCAAGAAAGAACTGTTCAAGACCTCCAACGGCAAGTACGTCGCACCTGCATTGATGGAGGCCCGGTTCAAGGGACTGTGCCCGGTGGCCTCGAACCTGGTGGTCATCGGCGACGGACGCCCGTACGTCAGCGCCCTGGTAGCCCTGGAGGAGGACACGGTGATGGCCTGGGCCGAGCGTGAGGGCGTCGCAGGCGACTACACCGCAGTGACCGCGGATCCCCGGACGAGAGACCTGGTGCAGGGGTACATCGACGAGCTGAACCTCTCGTTGAACAGGTGGGAACAGGTCAAGCGGTTCCAGATACTGCCCCGCGACCTCACTGTGGAGGACGCTGAGCTGACGCCGTCCCTGAAATTACGCCGGAAGCCGGTCGCGGCACACTTCGCGGAGCAGGTGGAGGCGAACTACGCCTGA